From a region of the Candidatus Poribacteria bacterium genome:
- a CDS encoding NADH-quinone oxidoreductase subunit J, translating to MNAEQILFILFGAVSLIGAIAVISFRHPIYSALSLVVTFFAQAGLFLLLGAHFVAAVQVIVYAGAIMVLFLFVIMLLNLGTLSVKGAIGGKLKGFAIILGILLAIEGIYIATNVLNNTAIASAQPATVSPNTTTYDIGELLFSKYLLPFEVTSLILLAALIGVIVLVKRESQSEN from the coding sequence ATGAATGCAGAACAGATTCTATTTATTCTCTTTGGAGCGGTCTCGCTGATTGGCGCAATCGCCGTCATCTCATTTCGGCATCCGATTTATAGCGCGCTTTCGCTTGTCGTGACCTTTTTCGCACAAGCAGGACTGTTTCTGTTGTTAGGTGCACACTTTGTTGCGGCTGTACAAGTGATTGTCTATGCGGGTGCTATCATGGTGCTCTTCCTCTTTGTGATTATGCTGCTGAACCTCGGAACACTCTCGGTGAAAGGAGCCATCGGCGGAAAACTAAAGGGCTTTGCGATAATTTTAGGTATTCTCTTAGCCATTGAAGGCATCTATATCGCTACAAACGTCCTCAATAATACCGCGATTGCCTCTGCACAACCGGCTACGGTATCTCCAAACACAACGACGTATGATATTGGCGAACTCCTGTTCAGTAAGTATCTCTTACCCTTCGAGGTTACCTCGCTCATTTTGTTGGCGGCGTTAATTGGAGTTATCGTTCTGGTGAAACGTGAAAGCCAAAGTGAAAATTAA
- a CDS encoding sodium:proton antiporter, producing the protein MEAFGADDADGAHHGVDGAKLPIWSIIPFVGILLSIAIFPLVLDSHFLVHHGGKMSLVWASVFAIPYLIAFRGDAFYDILHIYLLDYIPFILLLWGLFTVAGGILVRGTLRGTPMLNTFLLLIGTVIASWVGTTGASMLLIRPLIRANAYRKNKVHLIVFFIFLVSNIGGSLTPIGDPPLFLGFLRGVPFFWTTTALLPHMLFISVILIIFFFIFDTFMFKREGGVVPDDGTNEPVRVEGLFNLVFLFGIIAAVLMSGTFKWGEVNILGVHVYWQNIAREVLIVVMGLLSLKYTPFSGELRQSNEFSWEPIEEVAKVFAGIFMTIIPALAILKAGENGALAGLIGAMKQPAHYFWITGILSSFLDNAPTYLTFFNTALGKLHLTETVVPQILSGQLTNPEHLEFARLLIAISVGAVFMGANTYIGNAPNFMVKAIAEQSGIRMPSFFGYMLWSVVILFPLFVIVTFVFL; encoded by the coding sequence ATGGAGGCATTCGGTGCAGATGATGCCGATGGAGCGCACCATGGAGTAGATGGCGCGAAATTGCCTATCTGGAGTATTATTCCATTTGTTGGTATCTTACTCTCAATTGCGATTTTCCCACTCGTTTTAGATTCACACTTTCTTGTGCATCACGGTGGAAAGATGTCATTGGTATGGGCATCCGTCTTCGCGATCCCGTATCTGATTGCTTTTCGTGGAGATGCTTTTTACGACATCCTGCACATCTATCTATTAGACTATATCCCATTCATCCTCCTTTTGTGGGGCTTATTCACAGTCGCAGGTGGGATTCTTGTGCGTGGCACATTGCGTGGCACACCGATGCTCAATACATTCCTACTGTTAATCGGCACTGTGATTGCATCATGGGTCGGAACTACCGGGGCATCAATGCTCCTGATCCGTCCTTTAATCCGAGCAAATGCATACCGAAAGAATAAGGTTCATCTAATTGTCTTTTTCATTTTTCTTGTAAGTAACATCGGGGGTTCTTTAACACCAATAGGAGACCCACCGCTATTCCTCGGGTTTCTCCGCGGCGTGCCTTTCTTCTGGACAACGACGGCATTATTGCCGCACATGTTATTTATAAGCGTGATATTGATTATTTTCTTCTTTATATTTGACACTTTTATGTTTAAACGGGAGGGCGGTGTCGTCCCAGACGATGGAACCAACGAACCCGTTCGCGTAGAAGGGCTTTTTAACCTCGTCTTCCTATTCGGTATCATTGCTGCCGTTCTAATGAGCGGTACTTTCAAGTGGGGAGAAGTCAATATTCTTGGCGTTCATGTGTATTGGCAAAATATTGCTCGCGAAGTATTGATTGTTGTTATGGGGCTACTATCCCTTAAATATACACCCTTTAGTGGCGAATTACGTCAATCCAACGAATTTTCATGGGAGCCAATTGAAGAGGTCGCAAAAGTTTTCGCTGGAATATTTATGACAATCATTCCAGCGTTAGCAATTCTGAAAGCAGGAGAGAACGGTGCGCTGGCAGGTTTAATTGGTGCTATGAAACAACCTGCTCACTATTTCTGGATTACGGGTATTTTGTCCAGTTTCTTGGACAACGCGCCAACATATTTGACGTTCTTCAACACGGCACTCGGGAAATTACACCTGACTGAGACGGTTGTACCACAAATTTTGTCAGGTCAATTAACGAATCCAGAACATCTTGAGTTTGCCAGATTATTAATTGCCATCTCCGTTGGAGCGGTTTTTATGGGTGCAAATACCTACATTGGCAATGCCCCGAACTTCATGGTAAAAGCGATTGCAGAACAGAGTGGTATTCGCATGCCGAGTTTCTTTGGATACATGCTCTGGTCAGTAGTGATTCTATTCCCTCTCTTTGTGATTGTGACGTTTGTGTTCCTATAA
- the nuoK gene encoding NADH-quinone oxidoreductase subunit NuoK yields the protein MELQYYLILSALLFTTGVIGVLVRRNAIIIFMCIELMLNAANLAFVAISRSLGEATGQVFVFFVMAVAAAEVAIGLAIIVSVFKHRETINVDEVNSLKG from the coding sequence ATGGAACTACAGTACTATCTTATCTTAAGCGCACTCCTGTTCACAACAGGGGTAATAGGCGTTCTTGTCCGTAGAAACGCCATCATCATCTTCATGTGTATTGAACTGATGTTGAATGCAGCAAACCTCGCCTTTGTAGCAATCAGTCGTAGTTTGGGTGAGGCGACCGGACAAGTCTTCGTTTTCTTTGTGATGGCTGTCGCTGCTGCAGAGGTTGCGATTGGGCTTGCAATTATCGTAAGCGTCTTCAAGCATCGTGAAACGATTAATGTGGACGAAGTTAATTCGTTGAAAGGATAA
- the nuoL gene encoding NADH-quinone oxidoreductase subunit L, whose amino-acid sequence MSLELIVVLLVAPLVGFLINGLLGKWLKGNEKLSGWIGSVAVLISLICSIIAFASLQGGGTPLDETLYEWITGESFAFNIGFRVDALTTVMLLVITGVGFLIHVYSIGYMHGDEGYTRYFAYLNLFVFAMLILVLGNNYLMMFVGWEGVGLCSYLLIGFWYDKKSATDAGKKAFIVNRIGDFGFLLGMFTLFAAFGTLDFASIFDAAEADNFQKVFGGSTLVIATLLLFVGAIGKSAQIPLYVWLPDAMEGPTPVSALIHAATMVTAGVYMIARSAVLYNIAHTGEVVAWIGVLTAFFAATIALAQNDIKRILAYSTVSQLGYMFLGVGVGAYASGVFHLVTHAFFKGLMFLTAGSVMHAMANELDMRRMGGLKAKMPITHWTFLIGALAIAGFPFLSGFWSKDEILHSAWGSSPLIYIIGLVTAFLTAFYMFRLIFVTFYGESRVEPDVASHLHESPPVMWVPLAILAIPSALIGLLLGWGGHDSWFHHFTKNVFPEAHHEASGNVVLFMVISSVVGLAGIAFAWMRYSKRVPSEEPTNALHRLIANKYYIDEIYNALIVQPIKNGSHYLLWRIVDNGVIDGIVNGVASIVQIIGGTLRRLQTGIVQAYIVSMVLGIVLFLAYYLFFA is encoded by the coding sequence ATGTCACTTGAATTAATTGTTGTCCTGTTAGTTGCCCCACTTGTTGGATTCCTGATTAACGGATTGCTTGGGAAATGGCTTAAAGGGAATGAGAAACTGAGTGGGTGGATCGGTTCGGTCGCAGTGCTTATTTCCCTCATCTGTTCAATCATCGCCTTTGCCAGTCTTCAGGGCGGTGGTACGCCTCTTGACGAAACACTTTATGAATGGATTACGGGAGAATCATTCGCCTTCAATATCGGGTTTCGAGTGGATGCACTAACGACAGTAATGTTGTTAGTAATCACGGGTGTAGGGTTCCTCATCCACGTGTACTCAATCGGCTACATGCATGGTGATGAAGGATATACCCGCTATTTCGCTTACTTGAATCTATTTGTGTTCGCAATGCTAATCCTGGTTCTCGGCAACAACTATCTCATGATGTTTGTCGGGTGGGAAGGTGTTGGACTCTGTTCTTACCTGCTGATTGGATTCTGGTACGACAAAAAGTCAGCGACGGATGCTGGAAAAAAAGCGTTTATTGTGAACAGGATTGGTGATTTCGGTTTCCTGCTGGGCATGTTTACGCTATTTGCAGCGTTTGGCACGCTTGATTTTGCGTCAATATTCGATGCTGCCGAAGCCGATAATTTTCAGAAAGTTTTTGGAGGTAGTACCCTCGTAATTGCAACCTTGCTACTCTTTGTTGGCGCGATAGGTAAATCGGCACAAATTCCGCTCTATGTGTGGCTACCAGACGCGATGGAAGGCCCGACTCCCGTTAGTGCGTTGATTCACGCTGCAACAATGGTAACAGCAGGCGTGTATATGATAGCGCGCTCCGCCGTGCTTTACAACATAGCGCATACAGGTGAAGTTGTCGCATGGATTGGCGTTTTGACTGCGTTCTTCGCGGCGACGATTGCATTGGCACAGAACGACATCAAACGCATCCTCGCCTATTCCACGGTAAGCCAATTGGGATATATGTTCCTTGGGGTCGGTGTTGGTGCTTATGCCTCTGGCGTTTTCCACTTGGTAACGCATGCCTTCTTTAAGGGTCTGATGTTTCTTACCGCTGGCAGCGTGATGCATGCAATGGCGAACGAGTTAGATATGCGAAGGATGGGCGGTTTGAAAGCAAAAATGCCAATAACGCATTGGACTTTTTTAATCGGTGCGCTTGCCATTGCCGGATTCCCATTTCTGAGCGGTTTCTGGAGCAAAGACGAAATTCTACACAGTGCGTGGGGGAGTTCGCCGCTGATTTACATTATAGGGTTGGTCACAGCATTCCTGACAGCATTTTACATGTTCCGACTGATTTTTGTGACGTTCTATGGCGAGTCTCGGGTCGAACCCGACGTTGCTTCACACCTACATGAATCACCACCGGTGATGTGGGTCCCTCTGGCAATTTTAGCAATCCCTTCGGCTCTAATCGGCTTACTCTTAGGTTGGGGTGGACATGATAGTTGGTTCCACCACTTCACAAAAAACGTTTTTCCAGAAGCACACCATGAGGCATCGGGTAATGTAGTCTTATTTATGGTTATTTCCTCAGTCGTCGGTTTGGCGGGTATTGCGTTCGCATGGATGCGTTACAGCAAACGCGTGCCGTCTGAGGAACCCACCAATGCACTCCATAGACTGATTGCCAACAAATACTATATCGACGAGATTTACAATGCACTCATTGTGCAGCCCATCAAAAACGGCTCTCACTACCTACTGTGGCGGATCGTGGACAATGGCGTTATTGATGGAATTGTCAACGGTGTAGCTTCGATTGTTCAAATTATTGGCGGCACGCTCCGACGACTCCAAACAGGGATCGTCCAAGCGTACATTGTTTCAATGGTTCTGGGAATAGTGTTGTTCCTTGCGTACTATCTGTTTTTCGCTTAA
- a CDS encoding molybdopterin-dependent oxidoreductase, translating into MAFIKLNDLEVEVEDGTNIVEAARQHGIEVPHYCYHQGLSRPANCRMCLVEPYVFFPPAGAIVPDRQLATGCTTTVRTAPPDRKLDGKYDFIVQTDSPRVKKAREDILEFLLIHHPLDCPVCDQAGECDLQDFSHRHGSDKSRYLEVKNVPPKKDLGPDVLLYSTRCIVCTRCIRFCEEVSGSGELGLIQRGSHDEIDIPRSHEGAPLQLLDNKLAGNVVDICPVGALISKDFLFKSRPWFLEQANSVCSGCSVGCNITVEYKADGVYRLKPRFHGDINQYWMCDDGRLGYHYVNSDDRLQLPLKRVDDELTPTHWADALSVITEKLSEVEAEDILVIGSAQATNEDNYVLQQFAHDVLKTTALGLFGQLPGEAHKFPQFTIEADKNPNTAGARTILGSANGNVVLEGDALWEKVSGAKVVYLVSGAPERPLEDAEKAALESVDFLIVQDILPSEITQLADMVLPGTTFAEKDGTFTNSTGWVQRIRKAIDPPGEARADWEITQQLAKQLGGEMNYHFAGEIALAITENVPGYGDATHQNIGDAGVKLVI; encoded by the coding sequence ATGGCATTTATTAAATTAAATGACCTCGAGGTAGAGGTTGAAGATGGAACCAATATAGTTGAGGCAGCGAGGCAACACGGCATCGAGGTCCCTCACTACTGTTATCATCAGGGGCTGAGCCGTCCTGCGAATTGCCGAATGTGTCTCGTTGAACCTTACGTTTTCTTTCCACCCGCTGGCGCGATTGTACCAGACCGACAATTGGCAACGGGCTGTACGACCACAGTCCGAACCGCGCCGCCAGATAGGAAACTTGACGGAAAATACGACTTTATTGTTCAAACGGATAGCCCACGTGTGAAAAAAGCACGCGAGGATATTCTGGAATTCCTGCTCATACATCATCCGCTGGATTGCCCGGTTTGCGATCAAGCCGGTGAGTGTGACTTGCAAGATTTTAGCCACCGTCACGGCAGTGATAAAAGTCGTTACCTCGAAGTCAAAAATGTGCCGCCGAAGAAGGATTTAGGACCGGACGTTTTGCTCTACTCGACACGTTGTATCGTCTGCACGCGGTGCATCCGATTCTGTGAGGAGGTCTCTGGCAGCGGTGAGTTAGGTTTAATCCAGCGTGGTTCTCACGATGAAATTGATATTCCGCGAAGCCATGAGGGTGCGCCCCTGCAATTGTTGGACAATAAACTCGCCGGAAATGTGGTTGATATCTGTCCTGTCGGTGCATTGATTAGCAAAGATTTTCTGTTCAAATCGCGTCCATGGTTCTTGGAACAGGCGAATAGTGTCTGTTCGGGATGCAGTGTTGGCTGCAATATCACTGTAGAATACAAAGCCGATGGCGTTTACCGATTGAAACCGCGTTTTCACGGAGATATTAACCAGTATTGGATGTGTGACGACGGCCGTCTCGGCTACCATTATGTGAACAGCGATGACCGGCTCCAACTCCCACTAAAACGGGTTGATGACGAGTTAACCCCAACACACTGGGCAGATGCGCTGTCGGTAATTACAGAAAAGTTGTCGGAAGTAGAGGCTGAGGATATCCTTGTTATCGGTTCCGCGCAAGCAACGAATGAAGACAACTACGTTTTACAGCAGTTCGCACACGATGTCCTGAAAACGACTGCGTTAGGACTCTTTGGGCAGCTGCCGGGCGAAGCACACAAATTCCCACAATTCACCATCGAAGCGGATAAGAATCCGAACACGGCAGGTGCAAGAACGATCCTCGGTTCTGCAAACGGCAACGTCGTTTTAGAAGGTGATGCACTTTGGGAAAAGGTTTCAGGTGCAAAAGTTGTTTACCTCGTCAGCGGTGCGCCGGAACGTCCTCTCGAAGATGCAGAGAAAGCCGCATTAGAAAGCGTTGACTTCCTCATCGTGCAAGATATCCTGCCCTCAGAAATTACACAATTAGCAGATATGGTGCTACCCGGGACGACTTTCGCAGAGAAAGACGGGACCTTCACGAATTCAACCGGCTGGGTACAGCGGATTCGCAAGGCGATTGATCCACCCGGTGAAGCGCGAGCCGATTGGGAGATCACGCAGCAGCTTGCCAAACAGTTGGGGGGTGAGATGAACTATCACTTCGCGGGTGAGATTGCGCTCGCTATTACAGAAAATGTGCCGGGCTATGGGGACGCAACGCATCAAAACATCGGAGACGCAGGGGTTAAATTGGTAATTTAA
- the nuoH gene encoding NADH-quinone oxidoreductase subunit NuoH, with the protein MENSELLVLIISSIVKILFIAHLLIIGVMAMIWAERRVSGWMQDRLGPNRVGFQGILQPIADGIKFLFKEDLIPDHVDKPLYVLAPAMVLIPALVTIAVVPFGSTITVLGHEIPLQVADINIGILYILAITSLGVYGVVLGAWASNNKYSLLGGLRSSAQMISYELTLGLAIIGVLMLTSSLHLRVIAEAQGAYPWHWNFLIHFPAFLAFVTAMFAETNRLPFDLAEAEQELVAGYHTEYSSMKFAMFFMAEYMHMIVGSAVTVTLFLGGWHFFGLENIGGPVWSGVISFGIFFAKTAIFLFVFIWVRWTLPRFRYDQLMNFGWKFLLPVTLTSIVVTGTLWIITNSRLVVGIGNAVAGFIVVSIVAGLLVMDAPKPVTQDSDNRLTPTALDAIE; encoded by the coding sequence ATGGAAAATTCAGAACTTCTCGTTTTAATTATCAGCTCAATCGTCAAGATTCTCTTCATCGCGCATCTACTAATTATCGGCGTAATGGCAATGATCTGGGCAGAACGCCGAGTGAGTGGATGGATGCAGGATCGACTTGGACCGAATCGGGTCGGCTTTCAAGGAATTTTACAGCCAATCGCCGACGGAATTAAGTTCCTCTTCAAGGAGGATCTCATCCCCGATCATGTAGATAAGCCGCTGTATGTGCTTGCACCGGCAATGGTCTTGATACCAGCATTGGTTACAATCGCAGTCGTGCCGTTTGGGAGTACTATCACGGTCCTCGGACACGAAATACCCCTCCAGGTTGCGGATATCAACATCGGGATCCTGTATATCTTAGCGATAACCTCCCTTGGTGTCTACGGGGTCGTCTTGGGGGCTTGGGCATCTAATAACAAGTATTCGCTTTTAGGGGGTCTACGTTCGTCTGCACAGATGATTAGCTACGAATTGACGCTGGGATTGGCGATTATCGGGGTGCTGATGCTGACGAGTTCGCTCCACCTTCGGGTAATTGCCGAAGCGCAAGGCGCGTATCCGTGGCATTGGAATTTCCTGATTCATTTCCCCGCCTTTTTAGCGTTCGTCACAGCAATGTTTGCAGAAACAAACCGCTTACCGTTTGACCTCGCGGAAGCCGAGCAAGAACTTGTGGCGGGCTATCATACCGAATACAGTAGTATGAAGTTTGCGATGTTTTTCATGGCAGAATATATGCACATGATTGTCGGCTCTGCTGTGACGGTGACACTTTTCCTGGGGGGCTGGCACTTTTTTGGCTTAGAAAATATAGGGGGTCCCGTGTGGAGTGGCGTTATCTCATTCGGCATCTTTTTTGCCAAAACCGCCATTTTCCTATTCGTGTTTATATGGGTACGCTGGACGCTGCCGCGGTTCCGGTATGATCAACTTATGAACTTCGGTTGGAAATTTTTGTTGCCCGTTACGTTAACTTCAATCGTTGTAACTGGCACCCTATGGATAATAACTAACTCTCGCTTGGTAGTAGGTATCGGCAACGCAGTTGCTGGATTTATTGTTGTATCTATTGTAGCAGGATTGCTTGTGATGGATGCCCCAAAGCCAGTAACACAAGATAGTGACAATCGGCTTACACCGACGGCTCTCGACGCAATAGAATAG
- a CDS encoding NADH-quinone oxidoreductase subunit M gives MLLSTVIFLPLLGVIAIALLRGLGATAIKGIALAIGVLTFVISLGLYTGFDATTGAFQNVTQHAWIPGLGISYHIGIDGISLWLVLLTTFLTPVCILAAWNSVEKGLSGFMMSLLALETGMLGVFCALDLFLFFVFWESMLIPMYFLIGIWGGERRIYATVKFVLYTMAGSALMLVGILALYFQNNNSFDLTTLSGPFSHSDLLFLGFFIAFAIKVPLFPFHTWLPDAHVEAPTVGSVILAGVLLKMGTYGIIRFCLPLFPDAAAKFTPLIVTLAVIGIIYGALVAMVQPDLKKLVAYSSVSHLGFVVLGLFSRNPAAIQGSVLQMVNHGLSTGALFLLVGMIYERRHSRMIVDFGGLSKQMPIFATIFMVVTLSSIGLPGLNGFVGEYMILFGSFVEGAFSKIHVIFATVGVILAAVYMLWMFQRVMFGTLDKTNAELPDLNAREIVVMLPILLFIVWIGVYPKPFLSKMEKSVDVVVTQVQAQSAIGHLEKQEPSNSQLALHGTQPAQHEKIEKEAETK, from the coding sequence TTGTTACTTTCAACAGTCATTTTTTTACCACTGCTCGGTGTGATAGCGATTGCGTTGCTCAGGGGCTTAGGCGCAACCGCTATTAAAGGTATTGCACTTGCCATTGGGGTTCTAACGTTTGTTATCTCGTTAGGGCTTTATACGGGATTTGACGCAACGACTGGAGCATTTCAAAATGTCACTCAACACGCGTGGATTCCGGGTTTAGGTATAAGTTACCATATCGGCATTGACGGCATTTCGTTGTGGTTAGTGCTACTGACGACTTTCCTCACACCGGTGTGTATTCTCGCCGCATGGAATTCGGTTGAGAAAGGATTGAGCGGCTTTATGATGTCGCTGCTCGCCCTCGAAACCGGCATGTTAGGGGTCTTTTGTGCATTAGATCTGTTCCTCTTCTTCGTGTTTTGGGAATCCATGCTGATTCCGATGTACTTCCTAATTGGCATTTGGGGCGGAGAACGGCGGATTTACGCTACGGTGAAGTTCGTTCTTTATACGATGGCAGGCAGTGCGCTGATGCTTGTTGGTATTTTAGCACTCTATTTCCAGAACAACAATAGTTTTGACCTGACGACGCTCAGTGGTCCCTTCAGTCATTCCGACCTGTTATTTCTTGGATTCTTCATTGCGTTTGCCATTAAGGTGCCACTCTTCCCTTTCCACACATGGCTCCCGGATGCACACGTTGAGGCGCCTACAGTGGGCAGCGTCATCCTTGCGGGCGTTTTGCTAAAAATGGGCACTTACGGCATCATCCGATTTTGCCTACCACTTTTTCCAGACGCGGCGGCTAAGTTCACACCCCTGATTGTTACACTTGCGGTCATCGGTATCATCTATGGAGCATTGGTCGCTATGGTACAGCCGGACCTCAAGAAACTTGTTGCTTACTCAAGTGTAAGTCACCTCGGCTTTGTTGTGTTAGGTCTTTTTTCAAGAAACCCTGCAGCCATCCAAGGCAGTGTATTGCAAATGGTTAATCACGGCTTAAGCACAGGAGCACTATTCCTTTTAGTTGGGATGATCTACGAACGGCGACACAGTCGGATGATCGTCGATTTCGGTGGCTTGTCAAAGCAGATGCCAATCTTCGCCACAATTTTTATGGTTGTGACATTGTCGTCAATCGGACTCCCAGGTTTGAATGGGTTCGTCGGTGAATACATGATCCTGTTCGGCAGTTTTGTTGAGGGGGCTTTCTCTAAAATACACGTAATTTTCGCAACTGTTGGTGTAATCCTTGCAGCTGTGTACATGCTGTGGATGTTCCAACGGGTAATGTTCGGAACATTGGATAAGACAAACGCGGAATTACCCGACCTGAATGCTCGCGAAATCGTTGTGATGCTGCCAATCTTGCTGTTCATCGTTTGGATCGGTGTCTATCCAAAGCCTTTCCTGAGTAAGATGGAAAAGTCAGTAGACGTTGTTGTAACACAGGTGCAGGCGCAATCTGCTATCGGACATCTGGAAAAACAAGAACCATCAAACAGTCAACTCGCATTACACGGAACGCAGCCTGCACAGCATGAAAAGATTGAAAAGGAGGCAGAAACGAAGTAA
- a CDS encoding DUF5069 domain-containing protein: protein MKKKRTFRPRDLINKEVAGICGVARLTDKARADHVGEIGSYKYGAASKQDAGILSFLGISAEAFQEAAVRIHNDIRLGAWVLDHCGKSEKDISAFNRKLKIWWQNSVPRDTYSKRLRELKREEERRRDWSAGSIWSLFGS, encoded by the coding sequence ATGAAAAAAAAGAGGACTTTCCGCCCACGGGACCTAATTAATAAAGAAGTAGCTGGCATTTGTGGTGTTGCAAGATTGACAGATAAGGCGCGGGCTGACCATGTTGGTGAAATTGGAAGTTATAAGTACGGTGCTGCCTCCAAGCAAGATGCTGGAATTTTGTCCTTCTTGGGCATTTCAGCAGAAGCGTTTCAGGAAGCCGCTGTCCGGATTCACAATGATATTAGATTAGGGGCATGGGTGCTGGACCACTGTGGGAAATCGGAGAAAGACATCTCCGCGTTCAATCGCAAGTTGAAAATATGGTGGCAAAACAGTGTCCCTCGTGATACTTATTCAAAACGCCTCCGCGAATTAAAACGAGAAGAGGAGCGTAGACGTGATTGGTCCGCTGGTTCGATCTGGAGCCTGTTCGGTTCATGA
- the nuoF gene encoding NADH-quinone oxidoreductase subunit NuoF: MLEEKRILYEHLDVPDINTFDVFRQYEGYTRFEKAIAEYQPEDIAKMVMDSGLKGRGGAGFSTGLKWSFVPRDIKPCYLCCNADESEPGTFSNRYVLEKNPHLLIEGILICCYAMGIETTYVYIRGEFTLGKRMLDAAIKEAYEKGYLGKDVRGTGLNIDIYTHPGAGAYICGEETGLIESLEGKRGQPRNKPPFPAVEGVFGKPTVVQNVETLCNLPFIVGNGVEWYTQMGPTYADTRSDPPTPDPNTGTKLYCISGDVNEPGVYELELGLTSTELIEVAGGLRGEEVKAVIPGGSSAPILTHYELDTRLDFTSLTLAKSMLGSGGIMVMNETRNIVDCLLNIMKFYAHESCGQCTPCRWGTPWVRDIVQRIADGNGRKSTITRPKFGVAENGRWGDTGETEEIYEDLDLLESVANNIANVDTMTWNTICVFGIAVSWPAVSYMRKFRPEFEAAIREGKLVTLPVAEATVPPEENYAYQQRFVPKEFADL, from the coding sequence ATGCTCGAGGAAAAACGAATTCTCTACGAACATCTGGATGTGCCTGACATTAACACGTTTGATGTCTTTCGCCAATACGAGGGCTACACCCGCTTTGAAAAGGCTATCGCCGAATATCAACCAGAAGATATTGCTAAAATGGTGATGGATTCCGGGTTGAAAGGGAGAGGCGGTGCCGGATTTTCGACGGGTTTGAAATGGAGCTTCGTCCCCAGAGACATAAAGCCGTGTTACCTGTGTTGCAACGCCGATGAAAGCGAGCCGGGAACGTTTAGTAACCGCTACGTCTTGGAAAAGAATCCACACCTGTTGATTGAGGGCATCTTAATCTGCTGCTACGCGATGGGTATCGAGACGACCTACGTCTATATTCGTGGTGAATTCACCCTCGGAAAAAGGATGTTGGATGCCGCTATCAAGGAGGCTTACGAAAAAGGGTACCTCGGAAAAGATGTTCGCGGCACAGGACTCAACATTGACATCTACACACACCCCGGTGCGGGTGCTTATATCTGCGGTGAAGAAACAGGTTTGATTGAATCGCTTGAGGGGAAGCGTGGACAACCCCGCAACAAGCCGCCATTTCCCGCGGTTGAAGGCGTGTTTGGAAAACCGACGGTCGTACAGAACGTCGAGACGTTGTGCAATCTTCCTTTTATTGTAGGTAACGGTGTTGAATGGTACACCCAGATGGGACCCACGTACGCCGATACACGGTCGGATCCGCCGACCCCTGACCCTAACACAGGCACGAAACTCTACTGCATCAGTGGTGATGTTAACGAACCGGGGGTTTATGAACTTGAACTCGGATTGACATCCACTGAACTCATTGAGGTCGCAGGCGGTTTGCGCGGCGAAGAGGTGAAAGCGGTGATCCCCGGTGGTAGTTCTGCACCGATCTTAACGCACTATGAGTTGGACACGCGGCTTGATTTTACTTCACTCACACTCGCCAAATCTATGCTCGGTTCGGGTGGCATTATGGTCATGAACGAGACTCGGAATATCGTTGATTGCTTACTCAATATCATGAAGTTCTATGCACATGAGTCGTGTGGACAGTGTACGCCGTGCCGTTGGGGGACACCCTGGGTGCGCGACATTGTTCAGCGTATTGCCGACGGAAACGGACGCAAAAGCACTATCACCCGTCCGAAATTCGGTGTTGCTGAAAATGGGAGATGGGGGGATACCGGCGAAACAGAAGAAATTTACGAAGATTTAGACCTGCTGGAGAGTGTTGCTAACAACATCGCAAATGTAGATACGATGACATGGAACACAATTTGCGTCTTCGGCATCGCTGTCTCGTGGCCAGCCGTGAGTTATATGCGCAAATTCCGTCCTGAGTTTGAAGCCGCTATCCGAGAAGGTAAACTGGTTACCTTACCTGTTGCTGAAGCCACAGTTCCACCGGAGGAGAATTACGCGTATCAACAGCGGTTTGTTCCGAAAGAGTTCGCTGACCTGTAG